The Sporocytophaga myxococcoides genome contains a region encoding:
- a CDS encoding putative LPS assembly protein LptD, producing the protein MLAPAESTEAAAVKDTTDTSDSLNVKHKGDIETTIKYSARDSIRLDVVTQTAYLYGDAKINYGDITLEAEQIEINWATSTLTAVGVPDSTGKVKGVPLFKEKDDKYSADIIKYNFKTRKGIISGIITQQGEGFIHGEKVKRTDEALFINSANYTTCNLAHPHFHIRANKLKVIPQDKIVTGPFNLYVADVPTPLGFILGIFPVPKKNKSGLIFPMYGESRDRGFFLRNGGYYFAINDYVASRLIGEIYTLGSYGLQSQTDYISRYKFRGNLDLAFNHRKSTNPNFGVAEGAKEFYFVDDYKIVWNHQTISKKNSRLSSGVNFASTTFNRNNAYNPAAYLTNTMTSSISYSKFFGGTPFNLSLAARSTQNNNTGVYDFTFPDFAFNMNRIYPFKKKIGDGNSWYEKINVSYGSIGSIQASNLSGVRRGRTPEGENLDTLKLNFNNLGRIFSPPYARSGLRHSASVATTIKALKYFNLNPSLNFNEYMYFNRLNYRTIGPDTNQVVTYDTLRRFSNAYDFNFSADLTTRIFGSVYFKKGSLMGVRHTLIPTLNYTYRPDFSKLFGGPSYQIVPVTARGETTNQSLSRYNGFLYGGPGRGESNMLSFSLNNTIEAKVKTKNDSVNPTKKVPILENLSMNGSYDFTADSFQLSKIAISARTKLFNRLDINFNYVFDPYFYTLDSQSTRGVFQRRNDIITFGGTKDQQYSLMLSTNLNPAAKKKNYKAPNASQAELNVINANPEMYVDFNIPWSMYVSYNLSYTKIGYNLGNRIQTLSFNGDLRISEKWKIGFNSGYDITNQAVTYTQINVYRDLHCWEMRFNWIPFGYRQSYSFDINVKASVLQDLKLNRKRDWYDNSLRTGPR; encoded by the coding sequence GTGCTGGCGCCGGCAGAAAGCACGGAAGCCGCTGCAGTAAAGGATACTACAGACACTTCTGATTCGCTTAATGTGAAACATAAAGGCGACATTGAAACTACTATTAAATATTCTGCAAGAGATTCCATACGTCTTGATGTGGTGACTCAAACAGCATATTTATATGGTGATGCAAAAATCAATTATGGAGATATTACTCTGGAAGCCGAGCAGATTGAAATTAACTGGGCAACTTCTACGCTGACTGCTGTTGGTGTTCCTGATTCAACAGGAAAAGTAAAAGGAGTTCCTCTGTTTAAAGAAAAGGATGACAAATATTCCGCAGATATCATCAAATACAACTTCAAAACCCGCAAAGGAATAATTTCAGGCATCATTACTCAGCAAGGCGAAGGATTTATCCATGGTGAAAAAGTAAAAAGAACTGATGAAGCACTATTCATTAATAGTGCTAATTATACGACCTGTAATCTGGCTCATCCGCATTTTCATATCAGAGCAAATAAACTAAAGGTAATTCCTCAGGACAAGATTGTAACAGGACCATTTAACCTTTATGTTGCAGATGTTCCTACCCCACTGGGTTTTATTCTTGGAATCTTTCCGGTACCTAAAAAGAACAAATCCGGATTGATCTTTCCAATGTATGGTGAATCCCGCGACAGAGGATTTTTCCTGAGAAACGGTGGGTATTATTTTGCAATCAATGATTACGTTGCCTCAAGGTTAATCGGAGAGATTTATACATTGGGAAGTTATGGACTGCAATCTCAGACAGACTATATAAGCAGGTACAAATTCAGGGGAAACCTGGATTTAGCGTTTAATCATAGGAAAAGTACCAATCCGAATTTTGGTGTGGCAGAGGGAGCTAAAGAATTCTATTTTGTTGATGATTATAAAATTGTCTGGAACCACCAGACGATATCAAAGAAAAACAGCAGGCTTTCTTCAGGGGTTAATTTTGCCAGTACAACTTTTAACAGAAATAATGCTTATAACCCGGCAGCCTATTTAACAAATACAATGACCTCCAGTATTTCTTATTCAAAATTCTTCGGGGGTACACCATTCAATTTATCACTTGCTGCAAGATCTACTCAGAATAATAACACAGGAGTATACGATTTTACATTCCCTGATTTTGCTTTTAACATGAACAGGATTTATCCATTCAAGAAAAAAATCGGAGACGGAAACAGCTGGTATGAAAAAATTAACGTTTCTTATGGCTCGATTGGATCAATTCAGGCCAGTAACTTAAGTGGTGTAAGAAGGGGAAGAACTCCGGAGGGTGAAAACCTTGATACCTTAAAATTAAACTTTAACAATCTGGGAAGGATCTTCTCTCCTCCTTATGCCAGAAGCGGCCTCAGACATTCTGCAAGTGTTGCTACCACCATTAAAGCCCTGAAATACTTCAACCTGAACCCATCTTTGAACTTCAACGAGTACATGTATTTTAACAGGCTAAATTATAGAACAATTGGTCCTGACACCAATCAAGTCGTAACTTATGATACTCTTAGAAGATTTTCAAACGCTTATGATTTTAACTTCAGCGCCGACTTAACTACCAGAATTTTCGGATCTGTCTATTTCAAAAAAGGCAGCCTAATGGGCGTCCGCCATACATTGATCCCTACTTTAAATTATACATACCGTCCTGATTTTTCGAAACTATTTGGAGGTCCGTCTTATCAGATTGTTCCAGTAACCGCAAGAGGCGAGACTACGAACCAATCCCTTTCCAGGTATAATGGATTTCTTTACGGAGGTCCTGGCAGGGGTGAATCTAATATGCTCTCTTTCAGTTTAAATAATACAATAGAAGCTAAAGTTAAAACAAAAAACGATAGTGTAAACCCAACTAAAAAAGTACCAATTCTCGAAAACCTTTCTATGAATGGTTCCTATGACTTCACCGCAGATTCATTTCAACTTAGCAAAATTGCTATTTCTGCCAGAACTAAACTTTTCAATAGACTGGATATAAATTTTAATTATGTGTTCGACCCTTATTTTTACACGTTAGATTCCCAGTCAACTAGAGGAGTATTTCAAAGACGTAATGATATAATTACTTTTGGAGGAACAAAAGATCAGCAATACTCTTTAATGCTTAGCACCAATCTGAATCCTGCAGCTAAAAAGAAAAATTACAAAGCTCCAAATGCAAGTCAGGCAGAACTTAATGTAATTAACGCCAATCCGGAAATGTATGTGGACTTCAATATTCCATGGAGCATGTATGTAAGCTACAACCTTAGCTATACAAAAATTGGCTATAATCTAGGCAATAGGATACAAACGCTTTCTTTCAACGGAGATTTGAGGATTTCTGAAAAATGGAAAATCGGATTCAACTCTGGATATGATATAACCAACCAGGCGGTAACCTATACCCAGATCAATGTCTACCGTGACCTTCATTGCTGGGAGATGCGTTTCAACTGGATTCCGTTTGGATACAGACAATCTTATAGTTTTGACATAAATGTTAAAGCTTCGGTACTTCAGGATCTGAAATTGAACAGAAAACGTGACTGGTACGACAACTCGCTTAGAACAGGCCCGCGTTAA
- a CDS encoding 4'-phosphopantetheinyl transferase family protein, translated as MPLISITSIDDNSCWGIWAIEENLDELLQMYKPEIKCEESWSEKRKKEWLASRILLEKLCSFSGIEFHDVHKDNLGKPVLVPFNAEVSLSHSKSMCCAILNKVGKVGIDIELSSEKIIRVKDKFLSETELAEAGDNLDVLSAYWCVKEAVYKMFSDLKLNFKESIRIKPFDFSNKEAHCLCEIKSDNITVNTIPMKISRIGNYILAFNY; from the coding sequence ATGCCCTTAATTTCTATAACTTCTATTGATGATAATTCCTGCTGGGGAATCTGGGCAATTGAAGAAAATCTTGATGAGCTCCTCCAGATGTACAAGCCGGAAATAAAATGTGAGGAATCCTGGAGTGAAAAAAGAAAGAAGGAGTGGCTTGCTTCTAGAATACTTTTAGAGAAATTATGCTCATTTAGCGGGATTGAATTCCATGATGTTCATAAAGATAATTTGGGGAAACCAGTTTTAGTACCTTTTAATGCGGAGGTTTCTTTAAGCCATTCGAAATCAATGTGCTGTGCAATTTTAAACAAAGTCGGAAAAGTTGGTATAGATATTGAACTTTCTTCAGAAAAAATTATACGTGTCAAAGATAAATTTCTGAGTGAAACCGAATTAGCTGAAGCTGGCGATAACCTTGATGTTTTGTCTGCGTATTGGTGCGTGAAGGAAGCAGTATATAAAATGTTTTCCGACCTTAAGCTGAACTTTAAGGAGTCAATCAGAATTAAACCGTTTGATTTTTCTAATAAAGAGGCACATTGTTTATGTGAGATTAAAAGCGATAATATTACAGTTAACACTATTCCAATGAAAATTTCAAGAATTGGAAATTACATTTTAGCTTTTAATTATTAA
- a CDS encoding WD40 repeat domain-containing protein: MTKIEVEKIASLTGHKDCIYTIEKGESDKVIYSAGGDGMVVKWDLNQPDLGKLVAKVENSVYALRFHQGRLLVGHNFNGIHLINPDLNKEELSTSVSNSQIFDVKSTEKNIYLACGDGTLVVLDAENLSTIAKIKVSDKSLRTIAINEADHLLVIGSSDFTVSVFDLQTLQLKDQQKAHENSVFTLAFSPDGIYLLSGGRDAKLKVWAIRQKKLELIETIAAHLFAINNIAFREDGKYFATCSMDKSIKVWDAGTFSLIKVIDKSRHAGHGTSVNKVLWSSCDTIASCSDDRTISVWKVKNL; the protein is encoded by the coding sequence ATGACAAAAATTGAGGTAGAAAAGATAGCTTCCTTAACTGGTCATAAAGACTGCATTTATACAATTGAAAAGGGCGAATCCGATAAGGTGATTTATTCTGCAGGTGGAGATGGTATGGTTGTTAAGTGGGACCTCAATCAGCCTGACCTTGGCAAGTTGGTTGCGAAGGTGGAAAACTCTGTTTACGCTTTGAGATTTCATCAGGGACGACTCCTGGTAGGGCATAATTTTAATGGTATTCATCTTATAAATCCTGATCTTAATAAAGAAGAATTGTCTACTTCTGTTAGCAATTCTCAGATTTTTGACGTGAAATCTACAGAAAAGAATATCTATTTAGCCTGCGGTGACGGTACTTTGGTTGTTCTGGATGCCGAAAATTTATCCACCATTGCTAAGATTAAAGTTTCTGATAAAAGCCTGAGAACAATTGCCATTAACGAAGCTGATCATTTGCTGGTTATAGGTTCCAGTGATTTTACTGTGAGTGTTTTTGACCTTCAGACTTTGCAATTGAAAGATCAGCAAAAGGCTCATGAAAATTCTGTTTTTACATTGGCATTTTCTCCTGATGGGATATATTTGCTAAGTGGTGGGAGAGATGCTAAATTGAAAGTATGGGCAATAAGGCAAAAAAAACTGGAGCTGATAGAAACAATAGCCGCTCACTTGTTTGCGATAAACAATATTGCATTTAGGGAAGATGGAAAATATTTTGCTACTTGCAGTATGGATAAGTCAATTAAAGTATGGGATGCCGGAACTTTTTCCCTTATAAAAGTTATTGATAAATCCAGACATGCTGGACATGGTACATCAGTAAATAAAGTACTATGGTCTTCTTGTGACACCATTGCTTCATGTAGTGACGACAGAACAATCTCTGTCTGGAAAGTGAAAAATTTATAA
- a CDS encoding MlaD family protein: MKISKEVKVGLLALVAGVILYIGFNFLKGVDFFSPTKKYYIVYNQIDGLTVSNPVTLNGMTIGRVDNLKMVTSQNNKIVVQIQVDEHIVLGDSTSAFIANTDLLGGKSIDLKLGKNSRTFENGDTLKGKIEKNITEMLSEKAIPILTNLDSTVVNLNKIFGDELGTSVKTTLHNFELASGDLKLLIGENRKNLYAITSNLSAMTSSLAQTEKELKPLIAKMNHFADSLNDLELKATVANANKAMENLSSITNKINSGQGSIGALVNDKAFIDNLNSAVKNMDKLVIDLRNNPKHYFSPLGQKPKKGYVAPE, from the coding sequence GTGAAAATATCTAAAGAAGTAAAGGTAGGACTATTGGCCCTGGTTGCCGGTGTGATACTATATATCGGATTTAATTTTTTAAAAGGAGTAGACTTTTTTTCTCCTACAAAAAAATACTACATCGTTTACAATCAGATTGACGGACTCACAGTTTCAAATCCTGTCACTTTGAACGGTATGACCATAGGCCGTGTAGACAATCTCAAAATGGTCACATCCCAGAATAACAAGATTGTTGTTCAGATTCAGGTAGATGAACATATTGTTTTGGGAGACTCAACAAGCGCTTTCATTGCCAATACAGATTTATTAGGTGGCAAATCGATCGACCTTAAACTCGGCAAAAATAGCAGGACTTTTGAAAATGGCGATACGCTCAAAGGAAAGATTGAAAAGAATATCACCGAAATGCTCAGTGAAAAAGCAATTCCAATACTAACCAACCTTGACTCAACTGTCGTAAATCTTAACAAAATTTTTGGAGATGAGCTGGGTACGAGTGTAAAAACAACTCTTCACAATTTTGAACTGGCTTCCGGCGATTTGAAATTACTTATTGGTGAAAACAGAAAGAATCTTTATGCAATCACCTCAAATCTTTCGGCTATGACCTCATCTTTGGCTCAAACAGAAAAAGAGTTAAAACCACTGATTGCTAAAATGAATCATTTCGCTGATTCTTTAAATGATCTTGAGTTAAAAGCAACAGTTGCAAATGCCAACAAAGCAATGGAAAATCTTAGTTCTATTACCAATAAAATTAACTCTGGGCAGGGTAGTATCGGCGCATTGGTGAATGACAAAGCATTTATTGACAATCTTAATAGTGCTGTTAAGAATATGGACAAGCTGGTTATTGATCTTAGAAATAATCCGAAGCATTACTTCTCTCCTCTGGGGCAGAAACCTAAAAAGGGATACGTAGCTCCTGAATAG
- a CDS encoding acyl-CoA carboxylase subunit beta, with protein sequence MNIEFNKNEDVFRQLSFQLKTRLQKVKLGGGEKKIEEQHEKGKLTARERIKKLIDKDSQFLEIAALAGEGMYSEVGGCPSAGVVTGIGYIHGRLCMIVANDATVKAGAWFPITAKKNLRAQEIAMENRLPIIYLVDSAGVFLPMQDEVFPDKEHFGRIFRNNAIMSSSGIVQISAIMGSCVAGGAYLPIMSDEALIVENTGSIYLAGPYLVKAAIGETVDNETLGGASTHSEISGVTDYKCANDEECLEKIRSIISKIGHSDKAGFDRVEPKPPTKDSDEIYGILPADRVKPYDMREIIERLVDNSEFEEYKELYGKTILCGLARIDGWSVGIVANQRKMVKNKKDEMQMGGVIYSDSADKAARFIMNCNQKKIPLLFIQDVTGFMVGTRSEHGGIIKDGAKMVNAVANSVVPKFTLIIGNSFGAGNYAMCGKAYDPRLIFAWPTAQLGVMSGASAGKTLLQIKVSSMKAKGQTITPEEEKKILEEITSQYNEKLSPYYAASRIWVDGIIDPKETRKSISIGIEAANNAPIEKKFNPGILQT encoded by the coding sequence ATGAATATTGAGTTCAACAAAAATGAAGATGTTTTCAGACAACTTTCCTTTCAGTTAAAAACAAGATTACAAAAAGTAAAACTAGGAGGCGGAGAAAAGAAAATAGAAGAGCAGCATGAAAAGGGTAAGCTAACTGCAAGGGAAAGAATTAAAAAATTAATAGATAAGGACTCTCAATTTCTTGAAATAGCAGCCTTGGCAGGAGAAGGCATGTACTCTGAAGTTGGGGGATGTCCCTCTGCTGGTGTGGTTACTGGAATAGGATATATTCACGGACGTCTTTGTATGATAGTTGCAAATGACGCTACTGTGAAAGCAGGAGCCTGGTTTCCGATTACTGCAAAGAAAAACCTTCGAGCTCAGGAAATAGCGATGGAGAACAGACTACCTATTATATATCTGGTAGACAGTGCAGGTGTTTTCTTACCAATGCAGGACGAAGTCTTTCCGGATAAAGAACACTTTGGACGGATATTCAGAAACAATGCCATTATGTCTTCTTCAGGAATTGTGCAGATTTCAGCCATCATGGGTAGTTGTGTTGCCGGTGGAGCATACCTGCCAATTATGTCCGATGAGGCTTTGATTGTTGAAAACACAGGTTCTATCTATCTTGCGGGACCTTACCTGGTAAAAGCGGCTATTGGTGAAACTGTAGATAATGAAACACTCGGAGGTGCCTCTACCCATTCTGAAATTTCAGGAGTAACAGATTATAAATGTGCCAATGATGAGGAATGCCTGGAGAAGATAAGAAGTATAATCAGTAAAATCGGACATTCGGACAAAGCAGGATTTGACCGAGTAGAACCCAAACCGCCAACAAAGGACTCGGATGAAATATATGGAATATTACCTGCAGATAGGGTGAAGCCCTATGACATGAGGGAAATAATAGAACGCCTGGTCGATAATTCAGAATTTGAGGAATACAAAGAACTGTATGGAAAAACCATTTTGTGTGGCCTAGCAAGAATAGATGGTTGGTCTGTGGGTATTGTTGCCAACCAGCGCAAAATGGTTAAAAATAAAAAGGACGAGATGCAGATGGGAGGGGTGATATATTCAGATTCTGCTGATAAAGCTGCTCGTTTTATCATGAATTGTAATCAAAAGAAAATTCCATTATTGTTTATTCAGGATGTTACAGGATTTATGGTAGGTACCAGATCTGAGCATGGAGGTATTATAAAAGATGGTGCTAAGATGGTTAATGCAGTGGCTAATTCTGTGGTACCAAAGTTTACTCTTATCATTGGTAATTCTTTTGGTGCAGGCAACTATGCTATGTGTGGGAAGGCTTATGATCCAAGATTAATTTTTGCATGGCCAACAGCGCAATTGGGGGTTATGAGTGGAGCTTCAGCAGGTAAAACACTTCTTCAAATCAAAGTATCTTCTATGAAAGCAAAAGGACAAACCATCACTCCGGAAGAGGAAAAGAAAATCCTTGAAGAGATTACGTCCCAGTACAATGAGAAGCTCTCTCCCTATTATGCTGCCTCCCGCATATGGGTAGATGGAATAATTGATCCTAAAGAAACCAGAAAATCAATTTCCATTGGCATAGAAGCTGCCAATAACGCTCCAATTGAAAAAAAGTTTAACCCAGGAATCCTTCAAACATGA
- a CDS encoding 2-phosphosulfolactate phosphatase, with protein sequence MRKVDVCLTPELLHLYGVKNRVVVIVDILRATSCMTVAIANGVEKIIPVAKLEECQSLRQKGCVGAAERDGKMPEGFDLGNSPLAYLNNAYAGKTIAMTTTNGTLAISKSKDAEEVIIGSFLNKTAVINYLISQPNDVLIVCAGWKGKVNLEDTLFAGAVVEGLKDHFEIENDAVIASATLYNYAKKDMLDYLSACSHVKRLKNLHIQKDIEFCLREDQFNVIPVLKEDALVDMEKLVLT encoded by the coding sequence ATGAGAAAAGTGGATGTATGCCTTACCCCTGAGCTCCTTCATTTATATGGAGTAAAAAACAGGGTAGTTGTAATTGTTGATATTCTTAGGGCAACCTCATGTATGACTGTAGCCATTGCTAATGGGGTTGAAAAAATTATTCCTGTTGCGAAGTTGGAGGAATGTCAGTCACTTAGGCAAAAAGGATGTGTTGGTGCTGCCGAAAGGGATGGAAAAATGCCTGAAGGTTTCGATCTTGGAAATTCTCCCCTCGCTTATCTTAACAATGCTTATGCGGGCAAAACCATTGCTATGACTACAACCAATGGAACTTTGGCAATCTCAAAATCAAAAGATGCAGAAGAAGTTATCATCGGTTCTTTTCTGAATAAAACTGCTGTTATAAACTATCTTATTTCTCAACCTAATGATGTGCTGATTGTTTGTGCAGGGTGGAAAGGTAAAGTAAATCTTGAAGATACTCTATTTGCTGGTGCAGTAGTGGAAGGTTTGAAAGATCATTTTGAAATTGAAAATGATGCTGTTATTGCTTCTGCCACATTGTACAATTATGCTAAAAAAGATATGTTGGATTACCTTTCAGCATGCTCGCATGTCAAAAGATTAAAAAATCTACACATTCAAAAAGATATTGAATTTTGTCTTCGCGAAGATCAGTTTAATGTAATACCAGTGCTTAAAGAAGATGCATTGGTTGATATGGAAAAACTGGTCCTGACTTAA
- a CDS encoding transglutaminase-like domain-containing protein codes for MDNKKIKALISLLDDEDTEVLLHVEKEILALGEGIIPFLENEWENNFNPIVQKRIEELIHTVHYDLLKVRLAAWKESGGKDLLEGMWIIATYQYPDLEIGKLRSELDQIYFEAWTNMKNEIHPFDQVKILNNVIFSQYRFSANTKNFHSPSNSMINIVLESKKGNPITLCVVYLLIAQKLNMPVYGVNLPNLFILTYKSDSVQFYINAFNKGLIFSKADIDNYLSHLNINPLDIFYQPCSNLDIVRRMLRNLSVSFEKLGDAVKVEEIKQLLDSISDGREIID; via the coding sequence ATGGACAATAAGAAAATCAAAGCATTAATTTCCCTTTTGGATGATGAAGATACAGAGGTGCTCCTGCATGTAGAAAAAGAAATTCTTGCTTTAGGGGAAGGTATTATTCCATTTTTGGAAAATGAATGGGAAAATAATTTTAACCCGATTGTTCAAAAAAGAATTGAAGAGCTGATTCATACTGTCCATTATGATTTGCTGAAAGTAAGATTAGCTGCCTGGAAGGAAAGCGGTGGAAAGGATCTGCTTGAAGGAATGTGGATTATTGCTACTTATCAATATCCTGATCTCGAAATAGGTAAGTTGAGGTCTGAACTTGATCAGATATACTTCGAAGCCTGGACAAATATGAAAAATGAAATTCATCCATTTGACCAGGTTAAAATTTTAAACAATGTAATTTTTAGCCAATATAGATTTTCAGCAAATACTAAAAATTTTCACTCTCCTTCTAACTCAATGATTAACATTGTTTTAGAAAGCAAAAAGGGGAATCCGATTACGCTTTGCGTAGTTTATCTGCTGATTGCGCAAAAACTGAATATGCCGGTATACGGAGTGAATCTCCCTAATTTATTCATACTTACATATAAATCGGATTCTGTTCAGTTTTACATTAATGCGTTTAATAAAGGATTGATCTTTTCTAAAGCTGATATCGACAACTATTTGTCTCATCTTAATATCAATCCTTTAGATATTTTTTACCAGCCATGTTCCAATCTGGATATTGTTAGAAGGATGCTTAGAAACCTGTCCGTTTCCTTCGAAAAACTTGGTGATGCAGTAAAAGTGGAAGAAATTAAACAATTATTGGATTCAATTTCAGATGGAAGAGAAATAATAGATTAG
- a CDS encoding thioredoxin family protein, translating to MKIIGTVFFSFFALNIFAQTGYNVGDKVKNFTANNVTSQKKVSLTEYSEDKGIVIVFTSQECPYSKLYEERIIRLANEFEINKVKFILINPNNPAACPSDGINEMAVRAKEMAYNFPYLPDKNFEISNAFGVTKTPEVFVLKNINKSFVLFYKGAIDDNPQVPKDVHYHYLRDALLALVQDNALKVSEKRAIGCIVKR from the coding sequence ATGAAAATTATCGGGACTGTTTTCTTTTCTTTTTTTGCCTTAAATATATTTGCTCAGACAGGTTACAATGTTGGAGACAAGGTGAAAAACTTTACTGCCAATAATGTAACAAGTCAGAAAAAGGTAAGTCTGACAGAGTATTCAGAAGACAAAGGTATAGTAATTGTTTTTACCAGCCAGGAATGTCCTTATTCTAAGTTATATGAAGAAAGGATTATTCGTTTAGCAAATGAATTTGAGATTAACAAAGTTAAATTTATTTTAATAAATCCTAACAATCCTGCTGCCTGTCCATCTGACGGAATAAACGAAATGGCAGTCAGAGCAAAGGAAATGGCCTATAATTTCCCATATTTACCAGATAAAAATTTTGAAATATCAAATGCCTTTGGAGTCACAAAAACTCCGGAAGTATTTGTCTTAAAGAACATCAATAAATCTTTTGTGCTTTTTTATAAAGGAGCAATTGACGACAATCCTCAAGTTCCAAAAGATGTTCACTATCATTACCTTAGAGATGCTTTACTTGCATTGGTTCAGGATAATGCACTTAAGGTTTCTGAAAAAAGAGCAATAGGTTGTATTGTTAAAAGATAA
- a CDS encoding N-acetylmuramoyl-L-alanine amidase family protein, translated as MNNIVLTILLSAIIVLTSFTPVEVKQYKLRTVVIDAGHGGKDPGCLGKNSHEAEITLATALELGRIIKENLPDVKVIYTRTKNEFVELHDRAGIANRNNADLFISIHCNSGPKHVFGTETYTMGLHTTEDNLEVAKRENSVILKESNYKKNYQGFDPSSPQAHILFSVYQNAFIENSLRFAQKVEKQFSTRIGRTSRGVKQAGLVVLWKSAMPSVLIEIGFLTNPAEEKFLKNKTSQVYMASGIYRALKEYKSELESMNK; from the coding sequence TTGAACAATATTGTATTGACCATCCTCCTCTCAGCAATTATTGTGCTAACTTCCTTCACTCCTGTTGAGGTCAAACAATACAAGCTTAGAACAGTTGTAATTGATGCAGGTCACGGAGGTAAAGATCCCGGTTGTCTTGGAAAGAATTCTCATGAAGCTGAAATCACTCTCGCAACCGCACTTGAACTTGGCAGAATCATCAAAGAGAATCTTCCCGACGTAAAGGTAATCTATACAAGAACAAAAAACGAATTTGTTGAACTTCACGACCGTGCCGGTATTGCAAACCGAAACAATGCAGATTTGTTTATCTCTATTCATTGTAACTCTGGCCCTAAGCATGTATTTGGTACTGAGACATATACAATGGGATTGCATACAACCGAAGACAATCTTGAAGTGGCGAAAAGAGAAAACTCTGTTATACTGAAAGAATCTAATTATAAGAAAAATTACCAGGGTTTTGATCCCAGCTCTCCTCAGGCACATATCCTCTTTTCAGTTTACCAGAATGCTTTTATCGAAAATAGTCTTAGATTTGCACAAAAAGTCGAAAAACAATTCTCTACAAGAATTGGAAGAACAAGCAGGGGAGTAAAGCAGGCAGGATTGGTTGTATTGTGGAAGAGCGCAATGCCTAGTGTCTTGATAGAAATCGGGTTTTTAACCAATCCAGCTGAAGAAAAATTTTTGAAAAACAAAACAAGCCAGGTTTATATGGCTTCAGGAATTTACAGAGCCCTGAAAGAATATAAATCAGAACTTGAATCAATGAATAAATAA
- a CDS encoding branched-chain amino acid aminotransferase — translation MINTQNIEIEKTKHSKLSQTDFTNLEFGAVYSDHMFVMDYKDKQWGGLRIVPFQNISMSPATSVLHYGQTIFEGLKAYRADNGDILLFRPLDHHKRLNKSAKRLCMPELDESAYLEGITELIKLDRAWIPNQPGCSLYLRPFMYASDEFIGVKPSSTYKFIVFTSPVAGYYKGTVKVIIETEYVRAAEGGTGFTKSGGNYAASLLPAKLAAEKGYQQIMWTDSKEHKYFEESGTMNLMFIIGDTLVTPPLSTSILAGITRDSILTLAKDWGVKVEERRVSVDEVVKAYENGTLKDAFGTGTAATITQISTINYKGTDLVLPGEETRELSNKLNKALNDIKLGKAEDKFGWIYRIK, via the coding sequence ATGATTAATACTCAGAATATCGAAATTGAAAAGACCAAACATTCAAAGTTAAGTCAGACGGATTTTACAAATCTTGAGTTTGGAGCAGTATACTCAGACCATATGTTTGTCATGGATTACAAAGATAAGCAATGGGGCGGATTGAGAATTGTGCCTTTCCAGAATATTTCAATGAGTCCTGCCACCTCAGTTTTACACTATGGCCAGACGATATTTGAAGGTTTAAAAGCATACAGAGCAGATAATGGGGACATTCTTCTATTTCGTCCTCTTGATCATCATAAAAGGCTAAACAAATCTGCAAAAAGACTTTGCATGCCTGAGCTTGACGAAAGTGCGTACCTTGAAGGTATAACTGAACTAATTAAACTGGACAGAGCCTGGATTCCTAATCAGCCAGGATGCTCTCTCTACCTTAGACCATTTATGTATGCATCAGATGAGTTTATTGGGGTAAAACCATCTTCTACTTATAAATTTATAGTATTTACTTCACCTGTTGCCGGCTATTATAAAGGAACAGTTAAAGTTATCATAGAGACAGAATATGTAAGAGCAGCAGAAGGTGGTACTGGATTTACAAAATCAGGAGGTAACTATGCTGCCTCTCTTTTGCCTGCCAAACTTGCTGCTGAAAAGGGATATCAGCAGATTATGTGGACAGACAGCAAAGAGCATAAATATTTTGAAGAATCCGGAACCATGAACCTGATGTTTATCATCGGAGATACTCTTGTTACGCCACCTCTGTCTACATCTATTCTTGCAGGGATTACGAGAGACAGTATTCTTACATTGGCTAAGGACTGGGGTGTAAAAGTGGAAGAAAGAAGAGTATCTGTAGATGAGGTTGTAAAAGCTTATGAAAACGGAACGCTGAAAGATGCTTTCGGAACAGGAACAGCTGCAACAATTACTCAGATATCTACAATAAATTATAAAGGAACTGACCTTGTTCTACCAGGCGAAGAGACAAGAGAGCTTTCTAACAAATTGAATAAGGCGCTAAATGATATTAAGCTTGGAAAAGCAGAAGATAAATTTGGCTGGATATACAGAATAAAATAA